The following proteins come from a genomic window of Scomber japonicus isolate fScoJap1 chromosome 4, fScoJap1.pri, whole genome shotgun sequence:
- the nppa gene encoding natriuretic peptides A, with protein MRTAVLWGLLVLLCQHTLVNSHVLGRPSSTTDLAQLKSLLEHFEETLVEAAQEEASEADYAGTNQEPERSQTTRGWSLDQEGYQEPLIPDRSQPVTEGQSRAMSQRSRLQDLLLTARKRASGCFGARMDRIGNASGLGCNNGRGQNGRKKSDEV; from the exons ATGAGGACTGCGGTCCTGTGGGGCCTGTTGGTCCTTCTGTGTCAGCACACACTGGTTAACAGTCATGTACTGGGAAGGCCCTCCTCTACCACTGACCTGGCTCAACTGAAG TCTTTACTGGAGCATTTTGAGGAGACTCTGGTTGAAGCAGCCCAGGAGGAGGCCTCTGAAGCTGACTACGCAGGGACAAACCAAGAACCTGAGCGCAGTCAGACCACTCGAGGATGGAGCCTCGACCAAGAGGGGTACCAAGAACCTTTGATACCAGACAGATCTCAACCAGTCACTGAGGGCCAGAGCAGAGCCATGAGCCAGAGGAGCCGCCTGCAGGACCTGCTGCTGACTGCCAGGAAACGGGCCTCTGGCTGCTTTGGAGCAAGGATGGATCGAATAGGAAATGCCAGTGGTCTGGGATGCAACAATGGAAGAGGTCAGAATGGCAGAAAGAAATCAGATGAAGTTTAG
- the clcn6 gene encoding H(+)/Cl(-) exchange transporter 6, with product MACCGNSFCCQCCCREGETRTPEELTILGEIRDEEDEILPRKDYESLDYDRCISEPYVEDLEGMDNKKAKKYEAVRWIMVFTIGVTIGLVGLFVDFFVRLFTKLKLTLVGDSIEKCSDKGCLPLSLLELLAFNMTFVFIASVLVLIEPVAAGSGIPEIKSYLNGVKIPGIVRLRTFLCKAGGVLFSVAGGLFVGKEGPMIHSGAIVGAGLPQFQSITFKRIKLDCPYFRSDRDKRDFVSAGAAAGVAAAFGAPIGGTLFSLEEGSSFWNQALTWKVLFCSMSATFTLNFFRSGINFNKWGSFQLPGLLNFGEFKCLNGDKNCHLWTAVDLAFFVLMGVVGGLLGALFNCMNKNLAKYRIRHIHPKAKFIRVLESLLVVMVTTVVIFVASMLLGECRDLSSPTTHNNTLSGNEDINSTIRQYFCTNKTYNDMATLLFNPQEAAIHQLFHQDGTFSPVTLSVFFLLYFLLACWTYGLSVPSGLFVPSLLCGAAFGRLVANILKVKMGMDIYSGTYALIGAAAFLGGVVRMTISLTVILIESTNEITYGLPIMITLMVAKWTGDFFNKGIYDIHIQLRGVPLLEWETELEMDKLTASDIMEPNLTYVYPHTRVQSLVSILRTTVYHSFPVVTENRQNEKDFMKGNILVSNNIRFKKSSVVSRAGEQRRRCQSMKSYPSSELRNVCDEQNAIVEPAEEGEDLLQQMLERRHAPYPNLYPDQSPSEEWTMEERFRPLTFHGLILRSQLVNLLIRGVCYAENQSSATQPRLSYAEMTEDYPRYPDIHDLDLTLLNPRMIVDVTPYMNPCPYTVSPNTRISQVFNLFRTMGLRHLPVVNAVGEIVGIITRHNLTHEFLVAKLRQHYITI from the exons AAAGCCAAAAAGTATGAAGCAGTACGGTGGATTATGGTGTTCACAATCGGAGTCACGATTGGTTTG GTTGGCCTGTTTGTGGATTTCTTTGTACGCCTTTTCACCAAACTCAAGTTGACTTTGGTTGGTGATT CAATAGAGAAGTGCAGTGACAAAGgttgtctccctctgtctcttttggAACTCCTGGCGTTCAATATGACCTTCGTCTTCATCGCCAGTGTGCTCGTTCTCATTGAG CCAGTCGCTGCAGGTTCTGGGATTCCAGAAATCAAAAGTTACTTGAATGGAGTGAAGATTCCTGGAATTGTCCGGCTGCGAACCTTCCTGTGCAAGGCTGGTGGAGTTCTGTTTAGTGTAGCTGGAG GTCTATTTGTGGGGAAAGAAGGTCCAATGATACACAGTGGAGCCATTGTGGGAGCTGGCCTTCCTCAG TTTCAGAGCATCACTTTTAAGAGGATCAAACTTGATTGTCCCTACTTCCGTAGTGACAG GGACAAGAGAGACTTTGTGTCagcaggtgctgctgctggagtaGCTGCAGCCTTTGGTGCTCCCATAGGTGGCACCCTCTTCAGCTTGGAGGAGGGCTCCTCTTTCTGGAACCAGGCCCTGACTTGGAAAGTG CTCTTCTGTTCCATGTCGGCCACTTTCACCCTAAACTTTTTCCGTTCAGGGATAAACTTCAACAAGTGGGGCTCCTTCCAGCTGCCAGGTCTGCTCAACTTTGGGGAGTTCAAG TGTCTAAATGGAGATAAGAACTGCCATCTGTGGACTGCAGTGGACCTGGCTTTTTTTGTCCTGATGGGGGTGGTGGGTGGACTGCTGGGGGCTCTCTTCAACTGCATGAACAAGAACCTGGCCAAGTATCGCATCAGACACATTCACCCCAAGGCCAAGTTTATTAG GGTTCTAGAGAGTCTgctggttgtcatggtgacaaCAGTGGTGATATTTGTGGCGTCCATGTTATTGGGTGAATGTCGTGACCTGTCCTCCCCCACAACCCATAACAACACA ctgTCTGGTAATGAGGACATCAACTCAACCATCCGCCAGTACTTCTGCACCAACAAGACCTACAATGACATGGCCACACTGTTGTTTAACCCACAGGAGGCCGCCATCCACCAGCTCTTCCACCAGGATG GTACCTTCAGTCCTGTGACTCTGTCAGTGTTCTTCTTGCTGTACTTCCTGTTGGCCTGTTGGACCTACGGTCTGTCAGTACCCAGTGGCCTCTTCGTCCCTTCACTGCTCTGTGGGGCAGCTTTTGGACGTTTGGTTGCCAATATCCTTAAAGT GAAAATGGGAATGGACATTTACTCTGGTACCTATGCTCTGATTGGAGCTGCTGCATTCCTGGGAGGTGTGGTCAGGATGACCATCAGTCTGACTGTCATCCTTATTGAATCCACAAATGAAATCACATATGGACTGCCTATCATGATCACTCTGATG GTTGCAAAGTGGACCGGAGATTTCTTCAACAAGGGCATCTATGACATCCACATCCAGCTGAGAGGGGTGCCACTGCTGGAGTGGGAGACTGAGCTTGAGATGGACAA GCTGACTGCCAGTGATATCATGGAGCCCAACTTGACCTATGTGTACCCCCACACTCGTGTCCAGTCTCTAGTCAGCATTCTACGTACCACAGTGTATCACTCCTTCCCTGTGGTCACTGAAAACCGACAGAACGAGAAGGACTTCATGAAGGGCAACATCCTGGTCAGCAACAACATCCGCTTCAAG AAATCCAGCGTTGTGTCCCGTGCGGGGGAGCAGCGACGGCGCTGCCAGTCCATGAAATCATACCCATCCAGTGAGCTGAGGAATGTTTGTGATGAGCAGAACGCCATTGTGGAGCCTGCTGAGGAGGGAGAAGACCTGCTGCAGCAGATGTTAGAGAGGAG ACATGCTCCCTACCCCAACCTGTATCCAGACCAGTCTCCCAGTGAGGAGTGGACCATGGAGGAGCGCTTCAGACCACTCACCTTCCACGGCCTTATCCTGCGCTCTCAGCTggtcaacctgctcatcagaggagtTTGTTATGCTGAGAACCAGTCG AGTGCCACTCAACCCAGATTGTCCTATGCAGAGATGACTGAAGATTACCCACGTTACCCTGACATCCATGACTTGGACCTCACCTTGCTCAACCCCCGCATGATAGTG GATGTTACTCCTTACATGAACCCGTGTCCCTACACAGTGTCACCCAACACCCGCATCTCACAGGTGTTTAACTTGTTCAGGACTATGGGCCTGAGACACCTACCAGTGGTCAACGCTGTTGGAGAA ATTGTTGGAATAATCACAAGACATAATTTAACCCACGAATTCCTTGTGGCCAAACTGAGACAGCACTACATCACCATTTGA